The nucleotide sequence tcttaccaattgcattgacaAGTGAGACAGGTGTACGGAAGAACAAGACAGAGCTCACAATAACCACAACTCTCTTAGCACAATTTGCCACGGAGTGGGTAACAGGTGACACCCACTGCAATATCATGTAAGCAACCTGCACACAAACACACCCATTCACGAAAACAAAAAAGGTTATATAATTCAGTCCAAAAATACAGAATGACTTTAGATAAATTTAGAGACTAGACCTTATTTCTGTTTCTATGACTTGGTAACAAATTATGATACATGGATACCGGACACGCATATATTTTTTagataatgatattttgatattttattgatattaaaacataaattaattttttaattatttgtaNNNNNNNNNNNNNNNNNaataaattataatgatattttaatattttattgatattaaaatataaattaatttttttaattatttttaatgttttattttaattatataaaatatttaaaatattttttgttttaataaataataatatgtattatttttaaatgaattcaagaatacatattaataataaagtTGGACACACTGATATGTGATGGTATTTAAATGTGTCCAAATGTGTCTccaaacaattttttattttttattaagacacgattAGACACAATAGACACACGTGTCGGACGAATGTCAAATAGTGTCGTATCCGAAATGTGTCTGACATGCGGACACGGCAACTCAGCAAAGTGTATATAATTGATAGGTAACAAATACTATAAGTTCTTGACTAAGCAAACTTCCCAAAGGTTTTAGTATTTCGTGAGAGAATACTCAAGAGTTCAATCTAGTATGTCAAAAAGTATTTTACATCAAACAGTAGTCTGATAAGTTTgcgtttttaatttttcttttttcattttcattaCTTCTATTTTTATGATTGTATATACAGCAAaagtaaagaaaaaatatttactaTTTTCATTGTTTCTTTGACAAATCAGACTGAGTTTTTTGTTTTAAGTTATTGCTCATGAGTTATGATTTATGAATATAAGAGAAAAACTCACTTGTTGATATGCATGGAAACAGAATGCAGCAAGAAGAGATCTGATGTACACTTGTTTAACATTTAATCCCTGTCAACAAAGATCAAGTGAGAACATATATTAGTCCCCTCAACACCATAGAACATAGTATATTCTGGTTTATGAGAATGCTAATTGCTAACACCAATTGTATCAATTTTAAGTTTTAACCCTCAAGTAATATTATACTTATACTCACAGCGGAATGCAGATAAGCAGGGGTAAATATGAAACCCTCCATAATGAGAGTCAAAGGTGCCGTCAATAGGAAGGACATAACTGTAATTATTGAGAAGAGGGTAATGTTGTCCATTGATTCCTAACAAGAACAAAATGACTTGTCAATGTCATTTTCTGCTTGTATATGACATACAAGTTAACAGTATCAATAGGCAAAAAATATTAACATAAGTGGAATTCATGCAAAACTTTTGGAAATGGCTTTAGATTGTTACCTCCTCCTTAACCATGAGCTTTTTGCTAAGAACATTACGAGATTGATTTGACAAATTAGAAGCCATTGCACTCCAAAATCCAGTCCTTTATATATCATGCCGGGAAAAAATATGCACAAATGAGAATTCAAACGACAAAAGCATTCTAGTAAATATTTTCAGTTTAATTacttatagtttcaccaaatttataATTAACTCCCTATACTTTAAAAGCTTTTAATTTTGTTCCTATACACTCTTCTGTTCCACCAGAAGGAGGGAGATCGTACCAATTGAAAGAGGCCTCGGTAGCAGAAGCCAGTGCCACCCCACCAGCAATAGGCACAAGGGAGCCAATCACCAATGCAGTTGGCATCTATAAGGAAGTTCGAATTAAAAAAGAGTTATTAAGATTAGAAAACAGAAATGACAATTGAATATTAAAAATTCAATgtgttcattttttttattcagcTAATTACAATTATTATAAGGATGCTAGGATTAAGCAATAACCTCTCGAAGGAACATAGCAGAAAGGATCACAGAGAAGAAAGGCTCCATTGCCTTTATTGTATGTGTGAAAGACACAGCAACCTTGCCAAGACTCATATTAGTGAAAAGATTCCCCAAAGTATGTACCACAGCTAGTGGCAATATGGCTGCAAGCTACCATGCCAACCAAGAAGAAAAAATTATACATACACCCA is from Arachis ipaensis cultivar K30076 chromosome B01, Araip1.1, whole genome shotgun sequence and encodes:
- the LOC107631774 gene encoding triose phosphate/phosphate translocator, non-green plastid, chloroplastic — its product is MQSSAFTLSLTPFRKPFLHHLSLASSSSISSFSSKANLINVDSSFSCSFLRQPATPSWPLSSSSSFKLPSDRFVPKAAAESASENRSAGGDVLLRALKLGALFGLWIIFNIYFNIYNKQVLKVYHFPITVTAVQFAVGAALVSFMWCSNLYKRPNLSSAQLAAILPLAVVHTLGNLFTNMSLGKVAVSFTHTIKAMEPFFSVILSAMFLREMPTALVIGSLVPIAGGVALASATEASFNWTGFWSAMASNLSNQSRNVLSKKLMVKEEESMDNITLFSIITVMSFLLTAPLTLIMEGFIFTPAYLHSAGLNVKQVYIRSLLAAFCFHAYQQVAYMILQWVSPVTHSVANCAKRVVVIVSSVLFFRTPVSLVNAIGTAIALAGVFFYSRVTRTKPKTT